In bacterium, the DNA window GTTGTCGAAGGCCTGATAAAAAAATCAGGCAACGAAAGGTTCGCATGGGATTCTTTCAGGAGGTTTATTCAGATGTTCGGTGATGTGGTTATGGAAGTCGAACACGAAGCTTTCGAACATGAACTTCAGGCGGTAAAAGATAAGTACGGGGCAAAACAGGATACTGATCTTGACGCCGCGATGCTTAAAGAGGTTGTCGAAAAGTATGAATCCGTATTCAAAAAATATACCAGCAAAAGATTTCCTGAAGACCCGATAGAACAGCTTGAATACTCCATAAATGCGGTGTTTAATTCATGGAATAATGACAGAGCTATCAAATACCGCCGGATAAACGATATTAAAGGACTGTTGGGCACGGCGGTGAACGTCCAGGCTATGGTGTTCGGGAATATGGGTAATACTTCCGGGACGGGTGTCGCGTTTACAAGAGATCCCAGCACGGGTGAAAACAAGTTTTACGGTGAGTACCTTATGAATGCCCAGGGAGAGGATGTTGTTGCCGGAATAAGGACGCCCAACCCTATAGAAACATTACAGAAAGTGAACAAAAGCGCTTATAAACAGCTCCTTGATATAAGGAAGAAACTTGAACACCATTACAAAGATATGCAGGATATTGAATTTACCATACAGGAAGGCAAGCTTTATATGCTTCAGACAAGAAGCGGGAAGAGGACAGCCGCTTCCGCGGTTAGAGTTGCCGCCGATATGGTAAAAGAAAAACTTATAACCGAGAAAGAAGCGATTTTAAGAATTGACCCGGCCCAGCTTGACCAGCTTTTACATCCGATGTTCGATCCTAAAGCCGAAAAAGAAACAAAAGTCATTTCAAAAGGTCTTCCTGCTTCCCCGGGAGCCGCTTCCGGCCAGGTTGTGTTTACCGCGGATGATGCCGAAGAGTGGGCTAAAAAAGGATTAAGTGTCATTCTCTGCAGGACAGAAACTTCTCCCGAAGATATCGGAGGTATGAATGTCGCGAAAGGAATACTTACATCAAGAGGTGGAATGACCAGCCATGCCGCGGTAGTCGCGAGAGGCATGGGAAAATGCTGTGTCGCCGGTGCGGGAGAAATAAGGATTGATTATAAGAAAAAAGAGATGACTGCCGGAGTAGTTAAGGTTAAGGAAGGCGACTGGATATCATTGAACGGTTCAAGCGGGAATGTTTATCTGGATAAAATCGCTACTGTCGAGCCGTCGCTTGCCGGTAATTTTGCGAAAATTATGCAGTGGTCGGATAAATACAGGACCATTGGCGTGAGGACAAATGCCGATACTCCGCACGATGCGGAAGTAGCGGTGAAATTCGGCGCGGAAGGCATTGGGCTCTGCAGAACCGAACATATGTTTTTCGAAGGCGACAGGATTATCACTTTCAGGGAAATGATTCTTGCTGATGGCATTGAAGGCAGGAAAAAAGCCCTTGAAAAACTACTGCCCATGCAGAGAAAAGATTTCGAAGGCATATTCAAGGCGCTTAAAGGTTATCCATGCACGATAAGACTCCTTGACCCGCCGCTTCACGAATTTCTTCCTCATGATGAAGCGGGCCAGAAGGAAATGTCGGAAGTCATGAAAGTTTCTGTCGAGAAGATTAAAGATAAAGTCGATTCCCTTCATGAATTCAATCCTATGCTCGGTCACAGAGGCTGCAGGCTCGGGCTTATTTACCCTGAAATTTCCGATATGCAGGTCAGAGCTATAATAGAAGCCGCTTTGAACGTCAAAGCAAAAGGCATAAAAGTAAAACCCGAGATAATGATTCCTTTGGTAGGAAACTATAAAGAGCTTAAGATAGCCAGGGAATCCGCCGAAAAGGAGATTCAGGCTATCTTTAAAGAGAGAAAGACAAAAGTGGAATATAAGATAGGAACAATGATAGAAGTTCCGAGAGCGGCGATTACAGCGGATGAAATTGCCGGATATGCGGATTTTTTCTCGTTCGGAACGAATGACCTGACGCAGATGGGCTGCGGATTTTCCAGGGATGACGCCGGGAAATTTCTTCCCGACTATGTGGCCATGGGGATATATGAATATGACCCGTTCCAGGTGCTTGACACAGATGGTGTTGGAAAATTGGTTGAGATAGCGGTAAAATTAGGGAGAAAAGTAAATAAAGACATCAAACTCGGAATCTGCGGTGAACATGGCGGAGAACCGAAAAGCATCGAGTTCTGTTATAAAACAGGCCTTAGCTATGTAAGTTGTTCTCCTTACAGGGTTCCGATTGCAAGGCTGGCGGCGGCACAGGCTGCATTGAGAAACAACAGGAAATAAAAAATGTTAACGGAGTAAAATGAGCTCGATTAGCGACCCTATTCGCTTATATTTGAGAGATATCGGTTCGATACCTCTTCTTTCTCCTGAAGAAGAGAAAGATTTGGCCAGAAAAGCGAAAAAGGG includes these proteins:
- the ppdK gene encoding pyruvate, phosphate dikinase; the protein is MSKKFVYSFGSGKAEGQAKMKSLLGGKGANLAEMTNLGLPVPPGFTITAEACDMFYKSGKKWPSGLKEQVLAGVKKLEKDMGASFGDPKNPLLVSVRSGAAVSMPGMMDTVLNLGINPVVVEGLIKKSGNERFAWDSFRRFIQMFGDVVMEVEHEAFEHELQAVKDKYGAKQDTDLDAAMLKEVVEKYESVFKKYTSKRFPEDPIEQLEYSINAVFNSWNNDRAIKYRRINDIKGLLGTAVNVQAMVFGNMGNTSGTGVAFTRDPSTGENKFYGEYLMNAQGEDVVAGIRTPNPIETLQKVNKSAYKQLLDIRKKLEHHYKDMQDIEFTIQEGKLYMLQTRSGKRTAASAVRVAADMVKEKLITEKEAILRIDPAQLDQLLHPMFDPKAEKETKVISKGLPASPGAASGQVVFTADDAEEWAKKGLSVILCRTETSPEDIGGMNVAKGILTSRGGMTSHAAVVARGMGKCCVAGAGEIRIDYKKKEMTAGVVKVKEGDWISLNGSSGNVYLDKIATVEPSLAGNFAKIMQWSDKYRTIGVRTNADTPHDAEVAVKFGAEGIGLCRTEHMFFEGDRIITFREMILADGIEGRKKALEKLLPMQRKDFEGIFKALKGYPCTIRLLDPPLHEFLPHDEAGQKEMSEVMKVSVEKIKDKVDSLHEFNPMLGHRGCRLGLIYPEISDMQVRAIIEAALNVKAKGIKVKPEIMIPLVGNYKELKIARESAEKEIQAIFKERKTKVEYKIGTMIEVPRAAITADEIAGYADFFSFGTNDLTQMGCGFSRDDAGKFLPDYVAMGIYEYDPFQVLDTDGVGKLVEIAVKLGRKVNKDIKLGICGEHGGEPKSIEFCYKTGLSYVSCSPYRVPIARLAAAQAALRNNRK